The sequence below is a genomic window from Humulus lupulus chromosome 3, drHumLupu1.1, whole genome shotgun sequence.
GGTTCTATGTTTTTACTTCTTACTTTTTAGTACTACTATTGCTCCTGTTTAGGAATCAGTATTGTTCGTTAAATGTctgaatatttattttaaattaacagttttttttttccttctctggTGCTGAGTGTAGTAGTCACCATTGaatttaaaattgaattcattTGTGTTGGTGTTGAATCTGGAAAATGTTCTGGGATCTTGAGAAATGTTCCAAAGTAAATAAAAGTCAAGGTAGGTAACTATCTATATCTGAGTAGTTACACAGTAGTTAGTAGCATCAACTTGAAGCGTACAACCGAAATTTGACATCAAAATATTTGTTCAAATCAGCTTATGGGATTTTGTGGTATAAAGCTCTAAGCATATCTGATTTTGTGGTCTATGAATGCAATTTTTTATAGGGACCCTTTGGAATGAGTCACCAGCAGGTGCTAGCACAGGTCACAGCACAGGCTGCTCAATCCCATTCTGAATATTTAACTTCTTTATCATCAGCATTGACCGCACCAATGGCACAGCTTCCGCCATTTTCAACAACAAATGCGGCCACACAACAGGAAGTACCATCTTCAATGTCTGACTCCAGCATTGCAGTAAAGGAATCATCAGATATCTCTCATAATCCAGACCCAAAATCCCATTCGTCTTCTTTTACAGCTGATAAGCCTAATGACGATGGATACAACTGGCGGAAATATGGACAGAAGCAAGTGAAAGGCAGTGAATTCCCTAGAAGCTATTACAAGTGCACACATCCAAGCTGTCCTGTCAAGAAAAAGGTCGAGCGCTCACTTGATGGTCAAGTAACCGAAATTATCTACAAGGGCCAGCACAACCATCAGCCTCCTAAAAACAAGCAGCGTGGAAAAGATAATGGAAACTCAAGTGGGAATTCTAGTGTGCAGGGGAATCTTGATTTAGCTTCCCAAGTTCAGAGTGGATATTTTAACAAACCAAAAGAAGGGACGAGTTCTTATTCGATGCTTAGGAAGGATCAGGAATCTAGCCAAGCAACACATGATCATTTATCTGGGACGAGTGATAGTGAAGAAGTAGGAGATGGTGAAGAAAAGGATGAAGATGAACCTGAGGCCAAGAGACGGTAAAATCTATATACTTGGAATGATTTCCTCTACGTTTGTCTATAATGTCtaaatttttttcttatattGTTTACGTCTTTAAGCAGGAGTACGGAAGTCAGGTATTCAGAGCCAGCTTCTTCACACAAGACTGTGACAGAGCCTAGGATCATTGTGCAGACGACCAGTGAAGTTGATTTATTAGATGATGGCTACAGGTGGCGGAAGTATGGCCAGAAAGTTGTCAAAGGCAATCCTTATCCGAGGTGACTATGCTTCTCATTTTTACTATTTTATCTTGTGAAAACGATTTGCTAAAATCAACTAGATAACCTAATGTCGCTACAACTATTTAATGAATCATTAAAATTGGAATCTAGTTCATGACTTCTATtgggaaaaaaagaagaagacaaTTTTCAAGTACAGCACAGCAAAATAATAAAGaagcaaaaaaaattattaggcaCACTAAGAGAGATCTATTTCACTTATAACTTCAATATTACATATGCTCAAACTTTCTTAATCTCTCCACCCAAATCCTAATACCTCATTTGCTTGACACTCTTTTACTTTTCAAACTCACTCTCACTTTCGTTCCTTCTTCCTCCCTCCACACAAATAATACGTATTTACAGAATTATAAAGCTTGGCCAATAAAATATCTCTAAAACTTGGTCAACAAAACTCTCTTGTCACACAAATGAGTAGTTACCCAAACTCTTTTAAACATATATGGTAACTTATCTAAATTTAAAAATACTATAAATACAAAccataataaattttaatcaatagcTTCCCAACATAATACTGGTCCTTCTCGGCCTTTGCTAAAGGCAGTAACAACATAGAATATAGTTTATGTTGATTAATGTTTCTTGATTTTTGGGTCACATAATCCTACTAATTTTGTTTATCATCTTATTTGAATCTACAGGAGCTACTACAAATGCACAACTCCAGGTTGCAATGTACGGAAGCATGTGGAGAGAGCATCAACTGATCCTAAGGCCGTGATAACAACATACGAGGGCAAACATAACCATGATGTACCAGCTTCTAAAACTAGCAGCCACAACACGGCCAACAATAACAGCTCAAACTCAAATCAGAGAATGCAAAATACAGGTGGCTTAAATAACAAAATGGATCTAAGAAACAGGAGCCAACAACAGCCCATAGGACATTTGCGCTTAAAAGAAGAACAAATAACATAAAGGTTCTCTCCATCTTGAGTTAGAaagattaaaaatttaaaattgccTCAATCTTTAGCCAAAAGCTGCAAATTGTCTCTTAAGTATGGTTTTTCAATTTTCACTTCAGAGCCAGAGTTTCGAACAAGGCTCATATATATACTCCCCAACTGCTAATGTATACTAGGGAAAACCCGGCCGGGTCAAACAAGTTTGCTATAACATTGTATTGGAATGTATTTTTGAGTGTTGTATGTATATGATGAAGCATTTTATACTAAAAACCTTATTTGGATTCTTTTGTACATGCAAATACGGAAATAATGTGGTTATATACGTAATTATTTGATGTTGTACTTGCTTCTTAATAATATTTATGGTAAATAAATTCCTATTGCTTTTAAATTTTGTTGTTTTGCTTCTTCCAcattcatgttttttttttattttatttttcaaacaaacaagctcttatagttttttttttttaaatcagagGACACGTCTTATTAAGATTTGTGGACATGGAAGGGGACAGACTCTTTGGACATAGTATTACTTATACATTTGGTACTCGTACTAAGATTTATTATGTACTATGTTCTCACTATTCACTCCTAATTTATACACTCAAATTATACACTATGATATATAAGTAATCTCaactataaatatttttaagtagGACCCATATTGTATTTAATTGTATTGTGTAAATAATCTCATCTAGGAATATTTTTATCTGAGtctatattatatttaattgtataATTGAGATTACTTACACATCATAATATATAATTTAAGTGAGCAAATTGATATTGCATCTATCATTACTCTAACTTATATTAGATCCTCTTAATAATACATGCAACCAAACATTATTATAAGATAAAACTAACACTACATTTTCATATATAACCAAACATAATTTTACATATTTCTGAATAATTACATAAATCCTTTTAACTTTTTTTACATTATTCACACtctccttatttatttattttttcacaattttttactTAAGTTCTTTTTTTCGTATCACTTAAATTCCTAAATTATCATTTGTACTTTATTTAAATCCCTAATAGATTTTGTCCAAATCAGTCGTTAAATATCACATGTATGGGACATCAAGTTATAAGTGATAATTATGCAAAAACCGAATACTAttcttaataaaaatatttttttttgtcaaaaacaataatatataatatcctTATTTTCTTTATAGAACTCAAACATATTGAGTTGTTTATAGAACTCAATGATTCACTGGCACAAAACTAGATTTTTTCGCAATCAAGTTCTTGAGTTctataaacaaaaacaaatcCTTGAGTTACTCAATTGTTAACGAGGATAAAATTTATGGGCATTTATGCCAAAACATCTTTAGAAAaacttaataattaaaaaaataataaagacaataatttcagtgcataaaaatatttaaataacattatttgattgacattatattattattaaataattttatagtggtagGAGAAattgtaggatctcatttatacaAGTCTACATACATATATGCTTCATATTATACAAAATAACATgcaata
It includes:
- the LOC133822908 gene encoding probable WRKY transcription factor 4 yields the protein MAENQHQQQPPPSKSTGPPRPTITLPPRTSFETLFNGGGGGGSSGAGPGVGFSPGPMTLVSSFFSESEECKSFSQLLAGAMTPSATRTNFPIGDQPSSGGADADFRFNQNRPSGLTISQSPFFSIPPGLSPAGLLDSPGLFSPGQGPFGMSHQQVLAQVTAQAAQSHSEYLTSLSSALTAPMAQLPPFSTTNAATQQEVPSSMSDSSIAVKESSDISHNPDPKSHSSSFTADKPNDDGYNWRKYGQKQVKGSEFPRSYYKCTHPSCPVKKKVERSLDGQVTEIIYKGQHNHQPPKNKQRGKDNGNSSGNSSVQGNLDLASQVQSGYFNKPKEGTSSYSMLRKDQESSQATHDHLSGTSDSEEVGDGEEKDEDEPEAKRRSTEVRYSEPASSHKTVTEPRIIVQTTSEVDLLDDGYRWRKYGQKVVKGNPYPRSYYKCTTPGCNVRKHVERASTDPKAVITTYEGKHNHDVPASKTSSHNTANNNSSNSNQRMQNTGGLNNKMDLRNRSQQQPIGHLRLKEEQIT